One window of the Lepidochelys kempii isolate rLepKem1 chromosome 23, rLepKem1.hap2, whole genome shotgun sequence genome contains the following:
- the PGLYRP1 gene encoding LOW QUALITY PROTEIN: peptidoglycan recognition protein 1 (The sequence of the model RefSeq protein was modified relative to this genomic sequence to represent the inferred CDS: deleted 1 base in 1 codon): protein MNCVLEGKGPSERKMLLLTLVVWLLALCAVSLGCPSIVSRSQWGGGRPPKNRVPLRTLVRYVVLHQRAGNRCFTPASCSRLVRRIQNYHTFKKDWSDIAYNFLIGEDGRVYEGRGWSTVGAHAKNWNRISLGFSFLGNFSSTWVPFFHTPLGSQFHTPLGSPAEAWVLDGPVEFLWLA, encoded by the exons ATGAACTGCGTGCTGGAAGGAAAAG GGCCAAGCGAGAGGAAGATGCTGCTGCTGACGTTGGTCGTGTGGCTCTTAGCGCTCTGCGCCGTGTCACTCG GCTGCCCCTCCATCGTCTCCCGctcccagtggggg gggggccggcccCCAAAAAACAGGGTCCCGCTGAGGACCCTAGTGCGGTATGTCGTCCTCCACCAAAGAGCAGGGAATCGCTGCTTCACACCGGCCTCCTGCAGCCGGCTGGTCAGGCGCATCCAGAATTACCACACGTTCAAGAAGGACTGGTCTGACATTGCCTACAA CTTCCTGATCGGTGAGGACGGCAGAGTCTACGAGGGCAGAGGCTGGAGCACCGTGGGGGCCCATGCCAAGAACTGGAACCGGATATCACTGGGATTCAGTTTCCTGGGCAACTTCTCCAGTACGTGGGTCCCGTTT TTCCACACTCCCCTTGGCTCGCAGTTCCACACTCCCCTTGGCTCGCCGGCAGAGGCCTGGGTGTTGGACGGCCCAGTAGAGTTCCTGTGGCTGGCCTAG